Genomic window (Cloacibacillus sp. An23):
GCCGAAAATTACGGGGAACAGCGAGATTACTATCCCGAGCGGTATCAGGCCGCCTATGGCGGCCCAGGGCGTGCGGATGAACGAGCCGCCGATGACGTAGGCCGCCGCGGCGAGCGCGCAGTATGCCGCGAAGGCGAACAGCGGGACGAGCCCGCCGTCGATGCGGCATAGAAACCAAAGCAGCGCTCCGGCGGCCGGCACGGAAACGAGCGGGTATTCGGCGGCGGCGTAAAAAACGAAAAGCCCCGCGAGCACGAGCGGCTCCATGCGGATTATCTCTCCGTCACTCCGCCGCCGCTTCGCGCCGCACCGGCGAGGCGAGCATGTAGCCGTCGCCGCGCATCGTGCGTATCAGAGACGGGTTCGGCCCCTTGTCGCGCAGCTTCGCGCGGAGGCGGCTCACCTGCGCGTCGATGCTCCTGTCGTAGATGTTCAGGCTGCGTTCCGCGAGGTAGTCCATGATCATCTCGCGCGTCACGACCTGCTGCGGGTGCTTCAGCAGCAGCATCAGCAGGCGGAACTCCGCCGCCGAGAGCGGCACCGCGACGCCGTTTTCGTCTATCAGACAGCGCGCCATCGCGTTCAGCTTCCAGCTTCCGAAGCAGAGGAGGCCGCCGCCCTCGCCGCCGTGTTCCGCGGGCTGACCGCCGCCGGACATCGAGGCGCGGCGCAGCAGCGCGCGCACGCGCGCTATCAGCTCGCGCGCGTGGAACGGCTTGCAGAGGTAGTCGTCGCCGCCTATCTCGAGGCCGACGACCTTGTCCGTCGTGTCCTGCAGGGCCGTAAGGAAAATCACGGGCAGCGAGGCCCAGCGCGTCCCCGGCGCGCGCAGCCTGCGGCAGAGCGAAAGCCCGTCCTCGCCGGGCATCATTATGTCGAGCAGCACGAGGCAGAACGAGCCGCGCCCGAGCGCCGCGAACATCTCTTCGCCGTTCTTCGCGCTCTCCGAGGCGTAGCCGTAGCCCGCCAGCGTCTCGGCTATCAGCTCGCGCAGCTCCTTGTCGTCGT
Coding sequences:
- a CDS encoding response regulator transcription factor, whose amino-acid sequence is MSSERQKILIVDDDKELRELIAETLAGYGYASESAKNGEEMFAALGRGSFCLVLLDIMMPGEDGLSLCRRLRAPGTRWASLPVIFLTALQDTTDKVVGLEIGGDDYLCKPFHARELIARVRALLRRASMSGGGQPAEHGGEGGGLLCFGSWKLNAMARCLIDENGVAVPLSAAEFRLLMLLLKHPQQVVTREMIMDYLAERSLNIYDRSIDAQVSRLRAKLRDKGPNPSLIRTMRGDGYMLASPVRREAAAE